One Maribacter cobaltidurans genomic window carries:
- a CDS encoding gluconate 2-dehydrogenase subunit 3 family protein codes for MDRRKSLQTLILGGAAAGSGLVFNACKTENTETIDQAITESSDKYFGRTPEELERLEKLQAETLFNDHEMETIAALSVVILPPKEPHGGPIEAGVPDLVEFMGKDIPEMAPTLLGGLMWLDHKSNTEFGTEFKSATLEQQKQICDEICWHDIEKPLSEQPLEIQFFYMMRGLTVTGYYTSKVGIEDLGYKGNQPNVWDGVPQDVLDQHGVAYDPEWIAKCVDQSKRNVIAEWDDEGNLLT; via the coding sequence ATGGATAGAAGAAAAAGTTTACAGACCCTAATTCTAGGTGGAGCCGCAGCTGGTTCTGGTTTGGTTTTCAATGCATGTAAAACGGAAAACACGGAAACCATAGACCAGGCCATCACGGAAAGCAGTGATAAATATTTTGGAAGGACCCCAGAAGAATTGGAACGATTGGAAAAGTTACAGGCGGAAACCTTATTTAACGACCATGAAATGGAAACAATAGCCGCTTTAAGTGTAGTGATACTTCCTCCGAAGGAACCCCATGGCGGGCCTATTGAGGCCGGTGTGCCGGACTTGGTAGAATTTATGGGTAAGGATATCCCTGAAATGGCACCCACACTTCTGGGAGGTCTGATGTGGCTGGACCATAAAAGCAATACGGAATTTGGAACCGAATTTAAATCGGCAACCTTGGAACAACAAAAGCAGATCTGTGATGAGATTTGTTGGCACGACATTGAAAAACCCCTGTCTGAACAACCTTTGGAAATTCAATTCTTTTATATGATGCGTGGCTTAACCGTAACGGGCTACTATACCTCAAAAGTGGGAATAGAAGATTTAGGCTATAAGGGCAATCAACCCAATGTGTGGGACGGGGTTCCACAGGATGTTCTGGACCAACATGGTGTGGCCTATGATCCAGAATGGATTGCCAAATGTGTGGACCAAAGCAAACGAAATGTCATTGCAGAATGGGACGATGAAGGCAATCTACTCACATAA
- a CDS encoding sugar phosphate isomerase/epimerase family protein produces MKKYLTLLVIACLAITTNAQEVGLQLYSLRNQFKDDVPGTLKLINSWGISKIEGGGTYGMPMEDFQGLLKENNLHVVSVGASFEDLEKNVDKVIQNAKDFGAKYVMCAWVPHDGNNWGLEETKHATDVFNSAGKRLKEEGLTLAYHAHGYEFRPYDEGTFFDYMAKNATDFTFELDVYWAKHGGADPVALMKKYPGKMTLLHLKDMEHGVKGNNTGHEDVETNVVLGAGQVDIAGVVAEAKKLGLEYMFIEDESSRVVEQVPESLEYLKSLK; encoded by the coding sequence ATGAAAAAATATCTTACGTTACTGGTAATAGCATGTTTAGCCATCACTACCAATGCTCAGGAAGTCGGTTTGCAATTGTATAGTTTAAGGAACCAATTCAAAGACGATGTCCCAGGAACTTTGAAGCTTATCAATTCTTGGGGTATTTCAAAAATTGAAGGTGGGGGTACTTATGGTATGCCCATGGAAGACTTTCAAGGTCTTTTGAAAGAAAATAACCTACATGTGGTTAGCGTGGGAGCAAGTTTCGAAGATTTGGAAAAGAATGTGGACAAGGTTATACAGAACGCCAAGGATTTTGGTGCTAAATATGTGATGTGTGCCTGGGTTCCCCATGACGGAAATAACTGGGGATTGGAAGAAACCAAACATGCTACGGATGTTTTCAATAGTGCAGGAAAGCGATTAAAGGAAGAGGGGCTTACTTTGGCCTACCATGCCCACGGTTACGAATTCAGGCCCTATGATGAGGGTACTTTCTTCGATTATATGGCCAAAAATGCCACGGACTTCACTTTTGAGCTTGATGTATATTGGGCAAAACATGGTGGCGCAGATCCCGTGGCCCTTATGAAAAAATATCCCGGTAAGATGACCTTATTACATTTAAAGGACATGGAGCATGGGGTAAAAGGTAACAATACGGGCCATGAAGATGTGGAGACCAATGTGGTTTTGGGGGCAGGTCAGGTCGATATTGCTGGCGTTGTTGCCGAAGCTAAGAAACTTGGTTTGGAGTATATGTTCATTGAGGATGAATCAAGCCGAGTGGTGGAACAGGTTCCAGAAAGTTTAGAGTATTTGAAAAGTTTAAAGTAG
- a CDS encoding sugar phosphate isomerase/epimerase family protein: MNQSKISRRQAIKSGSLLALSVSTASAFAKNIYSKSPLDHSLPFRVSLNTSTLMAYKLPVDVQIEKVAAAGFDGIELWMRDIMTYLDQGGSTESLKRKLEEGNLKLENIIGFSEWCSDESEKREKAINQLREEMNIIKELGGSYIAAPIMGLSKLEPSKMQEYADRYKAILDLEEETGVIPVLELWGMGALHKISDCAQIVIATGHPKASILLDFYHVHRGGNSWDTVDVINGAKLPVMHMNDYPAEPTYDKLTDADRVLPGEGVCPFDYVVPKLYEAGFRGAFSVELFNKGYWESMDADTLLKKSFESSVLVLSSALQKAGLY, encoded by the coding sequence ATGAACCAATCAAAAATATCAAGAAGACAGGCAATCAAAAGTGGAAGCCTTTTGGCCCTATCCGTTTCAACAGCATCTGCCTTTGCTAAAAATATATATTCCAAATCCCCACTTGATCATTCCTTACCCTTCCGAGTCAGTTTAAACACTTCAACCTTAATGGCTTATAAGTTACCGGTTGATGTACAGATTGAAAAGGTTGCAGCCGCAGGATTCGACGGTATTGAACTTTGGATGCGGGACATCATGACCTATCTAGATCAAGGAGGAAGCACAGAATCCTTAAAAAGAAAGTTAGAGGAAGGAAATCTTAAACTGGAAAACATCATTGGTTTTTCGGAATGGTGTAGCGATGAATCAGAAAAAAGGGAAAAGGCCATCAACCAACTCCGAGAGGAAATGAATATCATCAAGGAATTGGGTGGTAGTTATATAGCTGCTCCCATAATGGGACTTTCCAAACTGGAACCATCAAAAATGCAGGAATATGCAGACCGATACAAGGCTATCCTGGATTTAGAGGAAGAAACGGGTGTCATTCCCGTACTTGAACTATGGGGCATGGGTGCCCTTCATAAAATTTCGGACTGTGCGCAAATAGTCATAGCAACCGGTCACCCTAAAGCTTCCATACTTTTGGATTTTTATCACGTACACCGAGGTGGAAATTCTTGGGACACCGTTGACGTGATCAATGGGGCCAAATTACCTGTTATGCACATGAACGATTATCCGGCAGAACCTACATACGATAAGTTGACCGATGCAGATCGTGTTCTACCCGGAGAAGGGGTTTGTCCTTTTGACTATGTAGTCCCAAAACTTTATGAAGCCGGTTTCAGAGGTGCATTTTCAGTAGAGCTTTTCAATAAGGGCTATTGGGAATCCATGGACGCCGATACCTTATTGAAAAAGAGTTTTGAAAGTTCGGTGTTGGTGCTGAGTTCAGCTTTACAGAAAGCTGGGCTTTATTAA
- a CDS encoding M15 family metallopeptidase — MKYFFYSIVLLSFLSCKNGEKVEKEETSNIVEKKGEKKIIQDEKTESPQVHLKSFDGLADTTFIRLADYSADFAYDMRYATENNFLKAKVYDCSECYTRVKTAKALIAANKDFMEKGVKIKFYDCYRPNSVQYKMWKIVPNPQYVANPVKGSIHNKGGAVDITLVDMDGEELNMGTDFDFFGKRAYHDNMDLPQEILDNRKLLKETMEKHGFWSIRTEWWHYNLSSASNEKIADFKWDCE; from the coding sequence ATGAAATATTTTTTTTACAGCATTGTCCTACTCTCTTTTTTGTCCTGTAAAAATGGTGAAAAGGTAGAAAAGGAAGAAACATCCAACATAGTGGAAAAGAAGGGGGAGAAGAAAATCATCCAGGACGAAAAAACGGAATCTCCACAAGTACATTTAAAGTCCTTTGATGGATTGGCGGATACCACTTTTATACGTTTGGCGGACTACAGTGCAGATTTCGCATATGATATGCGTTATGCCACGGAAAACAACTTTTTGAAGGCCAAGGTCTATGATTGTTCGGAATGTTACACTAGGGTTAAAACGGCCAAGGCCTTGATTGCCGCGAATAAGGACTTTATGGAAAAGGGAGTAAAAATAAAGTTTTATGATTGCTATAGGCCAAACTCCGTACAATATAAGATGTGGAAGATTGTTCCCAATCCCCAGTATGTGGCGAATCCGGTAAAGGGTTCAATTCACAATAAAGGAGGGGCAGTAGACATCACCTTGGTAGATATGGATGGTGAGGAACTGAACATGGGAACCGATTTCGATTTTTTTGGAAAAAGGGCCTATCATGACAATATGGACCTTCCACAAGAGATTCTGGACAACAGAAAGCTATTAAAGGAAACAATGGAAAAACACGGATTTTGGTCTATACGGACCGAGTGGTGGCATTATAATCTTTCATCGGCATCCAACGAAAAAATAGCCGACTTTAAATGGGACTGCGAATAA
- a CDS encoding GMC family oxidoreductase, whose translation MQIKESSEVYDVIIVGSGAGGGMATKQLADAGLNVAVVEAGPFFDPADPKTMTQLKWPYDSPRRGAGTDRAFGEWDQSWGDWEVEGEPYTHEEGTDFKWWRARMLGGRTNHWGRISLRFGPKDFKGKSRDGLGDDWPIGYEDIKPYYDKLDKLIGVFGTKEGRENDPDGFFLPPPKPRLHELFYINGAKKTGIPVIPGRLSMLTKRINNERGVCFYCGQCSRSCQVYADFSAGSCLIFPAQKNGGKVKLFVNCMVREVTTNEEGKATGVSYINKEDRKEYKLKGKVVVLGASACSSARILLNSKSKQHPNGLGNSSDVVGRYLHDSTGASASGVIPGLLNRKTSYNEDGVGGMHVYSPWWGDNSKLDFPRGYHIEVWGGMGQPNYGFGFDPNGMNKFFGLKVGGYGDSLRDDVKKYYGSVIGFGGRGEAIAFRENRCEIDPTTVDKYGIPVLKFNYKHSQYEINQAKHMQDTFEELIHNMGGIPLSEKPGKDQNYGLLAPGQIIHEVGTTRMGNDPKTSVTNKYQQLHDCDNVFIVDAGPFVSQADKNCTWTIMALSWRASDYIIEQLKQQNI comes from the coding sequence GTCCATTCTTTGATCCAGCGGACCCAAAGACCATGACCCAATTAAAATGGCCATATGACTCTCCTCGTAGGGGAGCCGGTACGGATAGGGCTTTTGGCGAATGGGATCAGTCTTGGGGAGATTGGGAAGTTGAAGGAGAACCCTATACCCATGAAGAAGGGACGGATTTTAAATGGTGGAGAGCCAGAATGCTTGGTGGTCGTACCAATCACTGGGGGCGTATTTCTCTTCGATTTGGACCCAAAGATTTTAAGGGAAAATCCAGGGATGGTCTTGGGGACGATTGGCCCATAGGCTATGAGGACATTAAGCCTTACTACGATAAGCTGGATAAACTGATCGGGGTTTTTGGCACCAAAGAAGGTAGGGAAAATGATCCGGACGGATTTTTTCTTCCACCACCAAAACCAAGGCTGCACGAGTTATTTTATATCAATGGGGCCAAAAAGACAGGAATTCCTGTAATTCCTGGAAGGTTGTCCATGTTGACCAAAAGAATCAATAACGAGCGTGGCGTCTGTTTTTATTGTGGTCAATGTAGTCGTTCCTGTCAGGTATATGCTGATTTCTCAGCCGGAAGCTGCCTTATTTTCCCAGCACAAAAAAACGGTGGTAAGGTTAAGCTGTTTGTCAATTGTATGGTGCGAGAGGTTACCACGAATGAAGAAGGTAAAGCTACAGGGGTATCCTACATTAATAAAGAGGACAGAAAGGAATATAAGTTAAAGGGTAAGGTTGTGGTCTTAGGTGCGTCAGCTTGTAGTTCGGCCCGAATTTTATTGAATAGTAAAAGTAAACAACACCCCAACGGATTGGGCAACAGCAGTGATGTCGTTGGAAGATATTTGCATGATTCCACAGGTGCCAGTGCTTCCGGTGTCATTCCAGGTTTATTGAACCGAAAAACCTCCTATAATGAAGATGGAGTAGGAGGTATGCACGTCTATTCTCCATGGTGGGGTGATAACTCTAAACTGGACTTCCCAAGAGGCTACCATATTGAGGTATGGGGCGGAATGGGTCAGCCAAATTATGGTTTCGGATTTGACCCCAATGGCATGAACAAGTTCTTTGGGCTTAAAGTGGGAGGATACGGTGATAGCCTAAGGGATGATGTCAAAAAATACTATGGTTCCGTAATTGGATTTGGTGGCCGTGGTGAAGCTATTGCCTTTAGGGAAAACCGATGTGAAATAGATCCGACCACTGTAGATAAATACGGTATTCCGGTCTTGAAATTCAATTATAAGCATTCCCAGTATGAAATAAACCAGGCCAAGCATATGCAGGACACTTTTGAGGAACTTATTCATAATATGGGAGGTATTCCTTTAAGTGAAAAGCCAGGAAAGGACCAGAACTATGGTTTATTGGCTCCTGGACAGATTATTCATGAGGTGGGAACAACCCGAATGGGAAATGACCCAAAAACTTCCGTGACCAACAAATACCAACAGTTACACGATTGTGATAATGTGTTCATCGTGGATGCAGGGCCTTTCGTTTCCCAAGCGGATAAGAACTGTACATGGACCATTATGGCATTGTCTTGGAGGGCATCGGACTATATCATTGAACAATTGAAGCAACAAAATATTTAA
- a CDS encoding tyrosine-type recombinase/integrase, translated as MSKACGVRKRVTFHTARHTFATTVTLSNGVPIETVSKLLVHTQLSTAQIYASLLEHKMVENIKNLIDQTGQQKNKKLIRDR; from the coding sequence ATTAGTAAAGCCTGTGGCGTCCGTAAAAGGGTCACGTTCCACACGGCAAGGCACACTTTTGCAACAACGGTAACCTTATCCAATGGAGTCCCGATAGAAACAGTTTCAAAGTTGTTGGTTCATACCCAACTGTCCACTGCCCAAATCTATGCGAGTTTACTGGAGCACAAGATGGTGGAGAACATAAAGAATCTCATAGACCAAACGGGACAACAAAAAAATAAAAAGTTGATAAGGGACCGATGA
- a CDS encoding glycoside hydrolase family 130 protein has protein sequence MSSRILPIILLALLTCCKNTSTETKQEETEPLSKWMLGFEKADKNPIMIPDSSFVFTDPMTGNVVQWQKADVFNPGAIVRNDTVFLLFRAEDNPDAILGGRTSRIGLAYSTNGIDFTKYPEPVFFPQDDEFKKWDYPGGMEDPRVIETPDGTYLMYYTSWNKDVARLSVASSKNLKTWINYGPIFQKAYDGKFLDIWSKSGSVVTKLTDGRLIAKKFNGKYLMYWGELFVNLAESENGIDWTPLLDDNGELLHVFKPTLNKFDSHLTEPGPPALYTENGILLLYNGKNLSGEGATDKYPEGTYCGGQVLFDKDNPSKMISRLETPFICPSLPHEVSGQYKAGTTFIQGLVYFRDQWFLYYGTADSMVGLAIKE, from the coding sequence ATGTCTTCTAGAATTCTCCCCATAATACTGCTTGCTTTGCTTACTTGTTGTAAAAATACATCTACCGAAACAAAACAAGAAGAAACGGAACCCCTATCCAAATGGATGCTAGGTTTTGAAAAGGCCGATAAAAACCCCATTATGATCCCGGACTCTTCTTTTGTATTTACGGACCCGATGACAGGGAATGTGGTCCAATGGCAAAAAGCGGATGTATTTAATCCGGGAGCCATTGTCAGAAACGATACGGTTTTTCTTCTTTTTAGGGCAGAGGACAATCCCGATGCTATTTTGGGTGGCCGTACTTCCCGGATAGGCTTAGCCTATAGCACCAACGGAATCGACTTCACCAAATATCCGGAACCCGTTTTTTTTCCTCAAGATGATGAATTCAAGAAATGGGATTACCCCGGGGGAATGGAAGATCCCAGGGTCATTGAAACCCCTGATGGCACCTACCTGATGTACTATACCAGTTGGAACAAGGATGTAGCAAGATTGTCGGTTGCTTCCTCAAAAAATCTGAAAACTTGGATCAATTACGGACCCATTTTTCAAAAAGCCTATGATGGTAAATTCTTGGATATTTGGAGTAAATCCGGATCCGTGGTTACCAAATTAACGGATGGCCGATTGATTGCCAAAAAATTCAATGGTAAATACCTCATGTATTGGGGGGAACTTTTCGTAAACCTGGCAGAAAGTGAAAACGGAATCGATTGGACTCCCTTATTGGATGATAACGGAGAGCTGCTTCATGTTTTTAAACCCACTTTAAACAAGTTTGACAGCCATTTAACAGAACCAGGTCCCCCAGCGCTTTACACGGAAAATGGTATTCTATTATTATATAATGGAAAAAACCTATCTGGGGAAGGTGCAACGGATAAGTATCCGGAAGGTACCTACTGCGGCGGACAAGTCTTGTTCGACAAGGATAATCCTTCCAAAATGATTTCCAGACTGGAAACCCCTTTTATTTGCCCAAGCCTACCGCATGAAGTCAGCGGTCAATATAAGGCCGGAACAACCTTTATTCAAGGATTGGTCTATTTTAGGGACCAATGGTTTTTATATTATGGAACAGCCGATTCCATGGTGGGATTAGCGATAAAGGAATAG
- a CDS encoding sulfatase family protein — protein MSPKYLITALVTFFLFGCTNKEKEDPNRIFEDLPNIVWLVAEDQSPEWFPMYGDSTIPLPNLESLAADGVVFTNAVAPVPVCAPARSAIITGMYPTTLGTHNMRTHKPWAPINEPLLDSLPSYSPVVPEGVKMFTEYLRKIGYYTANGPKEDYNFEKTDAAWDESSNKAHWRKRKKDQPFFVVFNYSVCHESQIWARGKDSIFVDPNALTVPPYFPDTDVVRHDLAVNYSNLKRLDNQAGKILDQLKEDGLYENTIIFFYGDHGGPFPRHKRALYDTGVKVPLIIKFPKNKNAGSYDDRLISFIDYAPTLLSLAGIEPPKVMQGVAQFGKYEVKKKPKYTFHTSDRFDEIYDRLRAIRSKRFKYIKSYNTNLSHALPVSYREQMPLMQELRKLFDADKLNEEQAAWLQPNKPEEELYDLQKDPYELNNLADLPEMEDTLVFYRNILNEWIKDTKDLGRIPERDLISNWLPNGEIQKLPALEVEVKDSVIELISPKRDATIVWKSPKDSIWNVYTKPLPTGMPIEAKAERIGYQDSEIIRME, from the coding sequence ATGTCTCCTAAATATCTGATTACTGCATTAGTAACTTTTTTCTTGTTTGGTTGTACCAATAAGGAAAAGGAAGATCCAAATAGGATCTTCGAAGATTTACCCAATATTGTTTGGTTAGTGGCGGAGGATCAATCTCCTGAATGGTTTCCCATGTACGGGGATTCCACGATTCCCTTGCCTAATTTGGAGTCTCTTGCAGCTGATGGGGTGGTCTTTACCAATGCGGTAGCACCGGTTCCGGTGTGTGCCCCAGCCAGAAGTGCGATTATTACGGGCATGTATCCCACGACCTTGGGAACCCATAATATGAGAACGCACAAACCTTGGGCACCAATCAATGAACCTCTATTGGACAGTTTACCCAGTTACTCCCCAGTAGTACCGGAAGGAGTTAAAATGTTTACGGAATACCTTCGGAAAATTGGATATTATACGGCCAATGGCCCCAAAGAGGATTATAATTTTGAAAAGACAGATGCCGCTTGGGATGAAAGCAGCAATAAGGCCCATTGGCGAAAACGGAAAAAGGACCAGCCATTTTTTGTCGTCTTCAATTACTCCGTTTGCCATGAGTCCCAAATTTGGGCTAGGGGAAAGGATTCCATTTTTGTGGACCCAAATGCATTGACTGTGCCACCCTACTTTCCGGATACCGATGTGGTACGTCATGATTTGGCCGTTAATTACAGCAATCTCAAAAGATTGGATAATCAGGCAGGGAAAATTTTGGACCAATTAAAGGAGGATGGACTTTATGAAAACACCATTATCTTCTTTTATGGGGACCATGGAGGACCCTTTCCACGTCATAAAAGGGCATTGTACGATACCGGGGTAAAAGTACCTTTGATCATTAAATTTCCCAAAAATAAAAATGCAGGAAGCTATGACGACCGTTTGATAAGTTTTATAGATTATGCCCCAACACTACTTTCGCTAGCAGGTATTGAACCGCCAAAAGTTATGCAGGGCGTGGCACAATTTGGGAAGTATGAGGTCAAAAAGAAACCCAAATATACGTTCCACACGTCAGATAGATTCGATGAAATATATGACCGTTTAAGGGCCATCCGTAGCAAGCGTTTTAAATATATCAAAAGCTATAATACCAATTTGAGTCATGCCTTACCGGTATCTTATCGGGAGCAAATGCCTTTGATGCAGGAATTACGGAAACTATTTGATGCCGATAAATTGAATGAAGAGCAAGCGGCTTGGTTACAACCGAATAAACCTGAGGAAGAACTGTACGACTTGCAAAAAGATCCCTATGAACTAAACAATCTGGCGGACCTTCCCGAAATGGAGGATACCCTAGTTTTTTATCGTAATATTTTGAATGAATGGATAAAGGATACCAAGGATTTAGGAAGGATTCCGGAGCGCGACTTGATCAGTAATTGGCTTCCCAATGGAGAAATACAAAAATTACCGGCCTTGGAGGTTGAGGTAAAGGATTCCGTAATCGAATTAATTTCACCTAAAAGGGATGCTACGATTGTTTGGAAAAGCCCTAAGGATTCCATTTGGAACGTCTACACAAAGCCTTTGCCAACTGGTATGCCCATAGAAGCCAAGGCAGAACGAATTGGATATCAGGATAGTGAAATAATCAGGATGGAATAG
- a CDS encoding alpha/beta hydrolase: MKSILIGTLLLMTITVQSQDTIMPLWPDGKIPNQLKTDEKEIHEIEGILRISKVQKPTIEVYLPAQRNATGEAMLIFPGGGYGILAYDWEGTDIAKFLNSKGIAGIVVKYRLPSDVSQTDKQNVPLIDAQRAIRLVRANAEGWNIKPDKIGIIGFSAGGHLASTLGTHFDERVYAEVDDGDNESARPDFMALGYPVITFGINTHGGSRKNLIGESPSEAMLEHFSNEKQVTANTPPTFLMHATDDGAVPVENSLLFFQALMDNGVSATMHIYPKGGHGFSLARNDEHLRGWTERMFEWIESLRK, translated from the coding sequence ATGAAAAGTATACTTATTGGCACTTTGCTGTTAATGACCATAACAGTACAATCACAAGACACTATAATGCCCTTGTGGCCCGATGGAAAAATTCCGAATCAGCTAAAAACTGATGAAAAGGAAATCCATGAAATTGAGGGTATATTAAGAATCAGTAAGGTACAAAAGCCAACCATTGAAGTGTATTTGCCAGCGCAAAGAAATGCAACTGGAGAAGCCATGTTAATTTTCCCTGGAGGAGGCTATGGTATTTTGGCCTATGACTGGGAAGGGACGGATATTGCCAAGTTCTTGAATAGTAAGGGAATTGCCGGAATCGTTGTTAAATATAGACTTCCATCTGATGTTTCTCAGACAGATAAACAAAATGTTCCCCTAATAGATGCCCAGAGAGCCATACGACTTGTTCGCGCAAACGCCGAAGGTTGGAACATAAAACCGGATAAAATTGGAATTATCGGATTCTCTGCAGGCGGACATTTGGCTTCTACTTTGGGAACCCATTTTGATGAGAGGGTATATGCTGAAGTAGACGATGGAGATAATGAAAGTGCGCGTCCAGATTTTATGGCGTTGGGGTATCCGGTGATTACTTTTGGGATTAATACGCATGGAGGGTCTAGGAAAAACTTGATTGGAGAAAGTCCTTCAGAAGCTATGCTCGAACACTTTTCAAATGAAAAACAGGTAACTGCGAACACACCTCCCACATTTTTAATGCATGCTACGGATGATGGGGCGGTACCGGTAGAAAACAGCTTACTGTTCTTTCAAGCCTTAATGGACAACGGTGTCTCTGCTACCATGCATATCTATCCCAAAGGAGGACATGGTTTCTCCTTGGCCAGAAATGATGAACACTTGCGCGGCTGGACGGAAAGAATGTTTGAATGGATAGAAAGCCTTCGCAAGTAA